A single Carassius carassius chromosome 3, fCarCar2.1, whole genome shotgun sequence DNA region contains:
- the LOC132122339 gene encoding high choriolytic enzyme 1-like isoform X1, whose product MYLLVVVLSLLLSSVPAQSRPVEDLIEKISGKIGHRVDGPLIMFGDIAVSTGFKNADPCTARGCKWERSTDGLVYVPYVISNQYSPNELQVIKRGLRSFADVSCIRFIPHEGQRHFLHIKSDSGCYSYLGRQGGGQVVSLQRDGCVYHSTIQHELLHALGFHHEQNRSDRDKHIRILFRNVIPAQQHNFKKTETNNLATPYDYNSVMQYTRDAFSKNNEPTMIPIPDRNAVIGEARKMSPNDILRINRLYCS is encoded by the exons ATGTACCTGTTAGTGGTGGTCCTCTCTCTTCTGCTGAGCTCTGTTCCCGCTCAGAGCCGTCCTGTTGAG GATTTAATTGAAAAGATCTCTGGCAAAATAG GACATCGAGTGGATGGGCCCTTGATCATGTTTGGAGATATCGCCGTATCAACAGGGTTCAAGAATGCAGATCCGTGCACAGCTCGTGGATGCAAATGGGAGAGAAGCACTGATGGATTAGTCTATGTGCCCTACGTGATCTCCAACCAGTACT CTCCAAATGAACTACAAGTGATCAAAAGAGGCTTGCGGTCCTTTGCGGATGTGTCCTGCATTCGATTCATACCACATGAAGGGCAGAGGCACTTTCTACACATTAAGTCTGATTCTGG TTGCTATTCATATTTGGGGCGCCAAGGTGGAGGACAGGTTGTTTCTCTCCAGCGTGATGGGTGTGTCTATCACAGTACTATTCAACACGAGCTCCTTCATGCTCTCGGGTTCCATCATGAACAGAACCGCAGTGACCGCGACAAACACATCAGAATCCTTTTTAGGAACGTCATACCTG CACAGCAGCACAATTTCAAGAAAACAGAAACCAATAATTTGGCAACCCCCTATGACTACAACTCTGTGATGCAATATACAAG GGACGCTTTCTCCAAGAACAATGAGCCAACCATGATTCCCATTCCTGATAGGAACGCTGTGATTGGGGAGGCTCGAAAAATGAGCCCCAATGACATCCTGCGCATTAACAGACTCTACTGCA
- the LOC132122339 gene encoding high choriolytic enzyme 1-like isoform X2 — translation MYLLVVVLSLLLSSVPAQSRPVEDLIEKISGKIGHRVDGPLIMFGDIAVSTGFKNADPCTARGCKWERSTDGLVYVPYVISNQYSPNELQVIKRGLRSFADVSCIRFIPHEGQRHFLHIKSDSGCYSYLGRQGGGQVVSLQRDGCVYHSTIQHELLHALGFHHEQNRSDRDKHIRILFRNVIPAQQHNFKKTETNNLATPYDYNSVMQYTRDAFSKNNEPTMIPIPDRNAVIGEARKMSPNDILRINRLYCS, via the exons ATGTACCTGTTAGTGGTGGTCCTCTCTCTTCTGCTGAGCTCTGTTCCCGCTCAGAGCCGTCCTGTTGAG GATTTAATTGAAAAGATCTCTGGCAAAATAG GACATCGAGTGGATGGGCCCTTGATCATGTTTGGAGATATCGCCGTATCAACAGGGTTCAAGAATGCAGATCCGTGCACAGCTCGTGGATGCAAATGGGAGAGAAGCACTGATGGATTAGTCTATGTGCCCTACGTGATCTCCAACCAGTACT CTCCAAATGAACTACAAGTGATCAAAAGAGGCTTGCGGTCCTTTGCGGATGTGTCCTGCATTCGATTCATACCACATGAAGGGCAGAGGCACTTTCTACACATTAAGTCTGATTCTGG TTGCTATTCATATTTGGGGCGCCAAGGTGGAGGACAGGTTGTTTCTCTCCAGCGTGATGGGTGTGTCTATCACAGTACTATTCAACACGAGCTCCTTCATGCTCTCGGGTTCCATCATGAACAGAACCGCAGTGACCGCGACAAACACATCAGAATCCTTTTTAGGAACGTCATACCTG CACAGCAGCACAATTTCAAGAAAACAGAAACCAATAATTTGGCAACCCCCTATGACTACAACTCTGTGATGCAATATACAAG GGACGCTTTCTCCAAGAACAATGAGCCAACCATGATTCCCATTCCTGATAGGAACGCTGTGATTGGGGAGGCTCGAAAAATGAGCCCCAATGACATCCTGCGCATTAACAGACTCTACTGCA gtTGA